A single region of the Pyricularia oryzae 70-15 chromosome 4, whole genome shotgun sequence genome encodes:
- a CDS encoding ATP-dependent RNA helicase DBP8: MAKIKSQRQLVSMTKDSSPRQPASEPHSSDSDSSDEESDHLDAVSSRKKRKLSVDFSQEEGDDEDDNQDESDDDDDVDEDGGKMKQPVAKPTFAFNAPSRIKRHPAKGDSERIGKGQPVTDAEMEDAVQSVAQAAGKKRILAPTDQNTTFESLGVEPWLVQSLANLAVKRPTGIQKGCIGEILKGRDCIGGSRTGSGKTIAFAVPILQKYAQDPSAIFAVVLTATRELALQIYEQFKAVSSPHVLKAALIIGGSDMRSQAIALAQRPSIVIATPGRLADHIRSSGEDTICGLRRVKFLVLDEADRLLSSKGPGSMLPHIDECMAVLPPPEDRQTLLFTATVTPEVRALKEMPTRPGKEPVHVCEVDTQVLAIPDSLKQSYIQLTVTHREHFLHEFLLTAANTERSIIIFVNRTSTAQFLHHLLRLLDHRVTSLHSKLRQQQRIDNLGRFRASAARILVATDVASRGLDIPEVSVVVNYDLPRDPDDYIHRVGRTARAGRKGEAVNFVGQRDVELVLAIEKRVGRPMEKWEEEGVNLETRVIRDSLKLVSEKKREALLNIEENREVGGRRKRQKLKLGAE, translated from the exons ATggcaaaaataaagtcgcaAAGGCAGCTCGTCAGCATGACAAAGGATTCCTCACCAAGGCAGCCCGCCTCCGAACCACACTCGTCCGATAGTGACAGCTCTGATGAGGAATCGGATCATCTTGATGCCGTTAGCTCTCGCAAGAAGCGCAAGCTTTCAGTGGATTTTAGCCAAGAGGAGGgcgacgatgaggatgatAATCAAGATGAGagcgatgatgacgatgatgtcGATGAGGATGGCGGCAAAATGAAACAGCCTGTCGCAAAGCCTACTTTTGCATTCAATGCACCGTCCCGCATCAAACGCCACCCTGCCAAGGGAGATTCTGAGAGAATAGGAAAGGGGCAGCCTGTCACTGATGCCGAGATGGAAGATGCAGTTCAGAGCGTAGCCCAAGCGGCGGGCAAGAAAAGGATTTTGGCTCCAACGGACCAAAACACTACGTTCGAGTCCCTTGGTGTAGAGCCATGGCTTGTCCAATCTCTAGCGAACTTGGCCGTCAAGAGACCGACGGGTATTCAGAAAGGATGCATTGGTGAAATCTTGAAGGGGCGGGATTGCATTGGCGGCAGTCGAACTGGTTCCGGAAAGACTATTGCATTTGCTGTACCTATTCTGCAGAAATATGCTCAGGATCCATCTGCCATTTTTGCCGTTGTCCTGACTGCAACCAG GGAGCTTGCCCTTCAGATATATGAGCAGTTCAAGGCTGTGTCCTCACCGCACGTGCTCAAAGCCGCCTTGATAATAGGTGGCTCCGACATGCGGTCGCAAGCAATTGCTCTGGCTCAGCGGCCGAGTATTGTTATTGCTACTCCTGGTCGGCTGGCAGATCACATTCGATCATCAGGCGAGGACACAATTTGTGGTCTTCGCAGAGTAAAGTTCCTGGTTCTAGATGAAGCCGACAGACTACTGTCCTCTAAAGGGCCCGGCAGCATGCTACCGCATATTGACGAATGCATGGCTGTCTTGCCGCCCCCCGAGGATCGTCAGACGTTACTGTTCACCGCCACGGTGACGCCCGAGGTCCGCGCGCTCAAGGAAATGCCTACGCGGCCAGGCAAGGAACCTGTACATGTCTGTGAGGTAGACACGCAGGTCCTGGCTATTCCGGACTCGTTAAAGCAGTCATATATCCAACTGACGGTGACGCACCGGGAGCACTTCCTGCACGAGTTTCTTCTCACAGCTGCCAACACGGAGCGGTCTATAATCATATTCGTCAACCGCACAAGCACAGCCCAGTTCCTCCATCACTTACTGAGACTTCTGGACCACCGAGTCACGTCGCTGCATTCGAAActgcgccagcagcagcgtaTCGACAACCTGGGTCGGTTCCGTGCATCAGCAGCCCGCATTCTAGTCGCGACGGACGTTGCGTCGAGAGGTTTAGATATCCCCGAGGTTTCGGTTGTGGTCAACTACGATCTGCCACGGGACCCGGATGACTATATTCACAGGGTTGGACGTACCGCACGTGCCGGTCGCAAGGGTGAAGCGGTCAACTTTGTCGGTCAGAGAGACGTTGAGCTGgtcctggcaatcgagaagaGGGTTGGTCGGCCTATGGAGAAAtgggaggaggagggtgtTAACCTCGAAACCAGAGTGATTCGCGACTCGTTGAAGCTCGTGTCCGAAAAGAAGAGGGAGGCGCTTTTGAATATTGAGGAGAATAGGGAGGTAGGCGGACGGAGAAAAAGACAGAAGCTCAAGTTGGGG